Proteins found in one Paenibacillus dendritiformis genomic segment:
- a CDS encoding IS110 family transposase, producing MDAVRECCCGLDVHQKTVVACILYGDLESKPKKVIESFGTTTTELLRLQDWLNAHECKEVAMESTGVLWKPVWNILESSCYLVLANAKQIKNTPGRKTDKKDAEWIAQLHRCGLIQPSVVLPQHLRDLRDLTRYRLRIVVTIASEKNRIHKILQDGNIKLTSFMSDLFGVSGRLLLEKLMDGEVLVEDDVRELVKTKLKTKVPQLVEALNGQLRRHHRVMMRAHWKHLLFEEAELQEIESLIDEQLEPYRKEIECLDSIPGIDKSCASAIFAEMGPDIATRFPTVEQFTSWAGVSPGNNESAGRKKSRKCLQGNKYLKRSITQAAWANYRSRNRIGEHFRRIRKRRGEKTASVATGHLLIKIIYAMMKEGTPYKEIDMQVRMSKQRTANFYVKKLQELGFALQLTENETS from the coding sequence ATGGATGCCGTACGCGAATGCTGTTGCGGATTAGATGTCCATCAAAAAACAGTAGTTGCCTGTATCCTTTACGGGGATTTAGAATCCAAGCCCAAGAAAGTCATCGAAAGCTTTGGAACAACAACTACCGAACTACTCCGACTTCAAGATTGGCTTAACGCACATGAGTGTAAAGAAGTAGCCATGGAGAGCACAGGTGTGCTGTGGAAACCGGTATGGAATATTTTAGAGTCTAGCTGCTATTTAGTGTTGGCAAACGCTAAACAAATCAAGAATACACCAGGGCGTAAGACAGACAAGAAAGATGCGGAGTGGATTGCACAACTTCATCGTTGTGGTCTCATTCAACCAAGCGTGGTGTTGCCGCAGCATTTGCGGGATTTACGAGATCTAACGAGGTATCGTCTGAGAATCGTGGTGACCATTGCTTCTGAGAAGAATCGTATCCATAAAATTCTTCAAGACGGAAACATCAAGCTTACGAGTTTTATGAGCGATTTGTTCGGCGTATCCGGGCGTCTGCTTCTGGAAAAGCTCATGGACGGAGAAGTGCTCGTAGAAGATGACGTACGCGAACTTGTCAAAACCAAGCTAAAAACAAAAGTGCCTCAGTTAGTTGAAGCTCTGAATGGTCAGCTACGGCGACATCATCGTGTTATGATGCGTGCACACTGGAAGCACCTGCTGTTCGAGGAAGCAGAACTGCAAGAAATTGAATCATTAATCGACGAACAGCTTGAGCCTTATCGAAAAGAGATTGAGTGTTTAGACAGCATTCCCGGAATTGACAAGTCTTGCGCTTCCGCTATATTTGCAGAAATGGGGCCGGATATCGCCACGCGTTTTCCCACGGTCGAGCAATTCACCTCATGGGCAGGGGTGTCTCCAGGTAATAATGAGAGCGCGGGGCGCAAGAAAAGCCGGAAATGCCTGCAAGGGAACAAGTATCTGAAACGTAGCATAACGCAAGCGGCATGGGCAAATTACAGGTCAAGGAATCGAATAGGTGAGCACTTTAGACGGATACGGAAACGACGAGGCGAAAAAACAGCAAGCGTAGCAACCGGACATCTCTTAATTAAGATCATTTATGCCATGATGAAAGAAGGAACGCCATACAAAGAAATAGACATGCAGGTACGCATGTCTAAACAAAGAACAGCTAATTTTTACGTAAAGAAACTCCAAGAGCTGGGCTTTGCACTTCAACTAACTGAAAACGAAACAAGCTAA
- a CDS encoding ABC transporter ATP-binding protein, whose amino-acid sequence MARLYTEALNIGYGERLIVKNLSVTIPDKKITTIIGSNGCGKSTLLKAITRIISHQSGSVILDGKNIASENTKLLAKKMAILPQSPESASGLTVGELVSYGRFPYQKGFGRLTKKDLDVIDWALEVTGTKEFKHRTVDALSGGQRQRVWIAMALAQETDIIFLDEPTTYLDMAHQLEVLELLQKLNHEQERTIVMVLHDLNQAARFADYMIAMKDGHIIKAGDCEEVMHHDVLKQVFHIDAEIGRDPRTDKPMCVTYNLATV is encoded by the coding sequence ATGGCTCGCCTTTATACCGAAGCCTTAAATATTGGCTATGGTGAACGTCTCATCGTGAAAAATCTGAGCGTCACGATTCCCGACAAAAAAATTACTACCATTATCGGCTCGAACGGCTGCGGGAAATCGACCTTGCTGAAAGCGATCACCCGCATCATTTCCCATCAATCGGGATCCGTCATTCTGGACGGCAAAAATATCGCAAGCGAAAATACGAAGCTGCTGGCGAAGAAGATGGCGATACTCCCCCAATCCCCGGAAAGCGCAAGCGGATTGACGGTCGGAGAGCTGGTCTCCTATGGCCGCTTCCCGTATCAAAAAGGGTTCGGGCGCCTGACCAAAAAGGATCTCGACGTCATCGACTGGGCGCTGGAGGTCACGGGCACGAAGGAGTTCAAGCACCGCACGGTCGACGCGCTATCCGGCGGCCAGCGGCAACGTGTCTGGATTGCGATGGCCCTGGCACAAGAGACGGATATCATTTTCCTTGATGAGCCGACTACCTATCTCGATATGGCGCACCAGCTGGAAGTGCTGGAGCTGCTGCAAAAATTGAACCACGAGCAAGAGCGCACCATCGTTATGGTGCTTCATGACTTGAACCAGGCGGCCCGCTTCGCCGACTATATGATTGCGATGAAGGACGGCCACATCATCAAGGCCGGAGACTGCGAAGAGGTTATGCACCACGACGTGCTGAAGCAAGTGTTCCATATCGATGCCGAGATCGGCCGCGATCCGCGAACAGACAAGCCGATGTGTGTTACTTATAACCTGGCCACCGTGTAG
- a CDS encoding phosphotransferase family protein encodes MNRTAEQALPDRVLAWIAQAVHPQAAVQSMRRLQGGISSLLHQVTLRSPAQEGEIDVVVRLFDNVEWLEDEPDLARHEAECLRQAARIGSLPTPRMLAYDETGRECGLPAVLMTRLEGAVVLEPCDMAGWVNGLAEALARIHAVEPDGFPWTYDTYIDIGAIPRQEWSAIPERWDEAIRIAGGPRPDAASRFIHRDYHPANVLWLGNAVSGVVDWVNGCLGPAGIDVGHCRLNLAMLHGVQAADAFLSAYIRQAGSAFRYDPYWDLVSLMDILFEPPSVYRGWTDLGVEGLSDRLMRERLDQYAGSLLERV; translated from the coding sequence ATGAACCGAACCGCCGAACAGGCCCTGCCGGACCGCGTGCTGGCCTGGATAGCGCAAGCCGTCCATCCCCAAGCTGCCGTGCAGTCGATGCGGCGCCTGCAGGGCGGCATCTCGTCGCTGCTCCATCAAGTAACGCTTCGCTCCCCTGCTCAAGAAGGAGAAATCGATGTCGTCGTGCGCCTGTTCGACAATGTGGAATGGCTGGAGGATGAGCCGGATCTGGCTCGCCACGAAGCGGAATGCCTCCGTCAAGCCGCCCGTATCGGCAGCTTGCCGACGCCGCGTATGCTGGCATACGACGAGACGGGCCGGGAATGCGGCCTGCCGGCCGTGCTGATGACCCGCCTGGAAGGGGCGGTTGTGCTGGAGCCGTGCGATATGGCCGGCTGGGTGAACGGCCTGGCGGAAGCGCTGGCGCGGATTCATGCCGTCGAGCCGGATGGCTTCCCTTGGACTTACGATACATACATCGATATTGGTGCAATCCCGAGGCAGGAGTGGTCGGCCATTCCCGAACGGTGGGACGAGGCGATACGCATCGCGGGCGGTCCGCGCCCTGATGCCGCGTCGCGCTTCATCCACCGGGATTATCATCCGGCGAATGTGCTGTGGCTGGGCAATGCGGTCAGCGGCGTCGTCGATTGGGTGAACGGCTGCCTGGGGCCGGCCGGCATCGATGTCGGCCATTGCCGCCTCAATCTCGCGATGCTGCATGGCGTGCAGGCGGCTGATGCATTTTTGTCCGCGTACATCAGGCAAGCCGGATCCGCGTTCCGCTATGACCCGTATTGGGATCTCGTCTCGCTGATGGATATCCTCTTCGAACCGCCATCCGTCTATCGGGGCTGGACCGATCTCGGGGTGGAGGGGCTGTCGGATCGGCTGATGCGGGAGCGCCTCGATCAGTATGCAGGCAGCCTGCTGGAGCGCGTGTAA
- a CDS encoding MFS transporter produces the protein MMSSGTQYEELKKRSGTFSQPLSVWVVAFACVISFMGIGLVDPILPAIAAKMEATPSQVSLLFTSYNLVTGIAMLITGFVSSRLGTKWTLITGVFLIIIFSALAGMSHTINSIVWLRGGWGLGNSLFLATALSAIVGLSTSGTARAIIFYEAALGLGIAVGPLLGGELGSISWRGPFFGVSVLMGVAFLFLLLIMPNVARPKVPSKLSAPFKALGYPGLLTLGVVAFLYNFGFFTLMAYSPYVMELNERGLGYVFFGWGLLLAFTSVFVAPRLHGRFGSVASIITVLTLFAVILFIMGIGVETPSVVIACVVVSGIFLGINNTLITTAVMESAPVERSVASAAYSFVRFMGGAISPWLAGKLAEWFNPMVPFVFGAVMVLLGVLFLAARRKHLAGIDSAISH, from the coding sequence TTGATGTCTTCGGGGACACAATATGAGGAGTTGAAAAAGCGATCCGGCACGTTCAGCCAGCCGCTGTCCGTATGGGTCGTTGCATTTGCCTGTGTGATTTCATTTATGGGGATCGGGCTCGTCGATCCGATTCTGCCCGCCATTGCGGCCAAAATGGAGGCGACGCCCAGCCAGGTGTCGCTCCTGTTCACCAGCTATAATCTGGTGACCGGGATTGCGATGCTGATTACCGGGTTCGTGTCCAGCCGCTTGGGAACGAAGTGGACCTTGATTACCGGTGTCTTTCTTATCATTATTTTCTCCGCGCTCGCGGGCATGTCCCATACGATTAACTCGATCGTCTGGTTGCGCGGAGGCTGGGGCCTGGGGAACTCGCTCTTCCTCGCCACGGCCTTGTCCGCTATCGTCGGCTTATCGACGTCCGGGACGGCCCGAGCGATTATATTCTACGAAGCCGCGCTTGGACTCGGGATTGCCGTCGGGCCGCTGCTGGGCGGCGAGCTCGGATCGATATCGTGGCGCGGGCCCTTCTTCGGCGTCAGCGTGCTGATGGGCGTCGCCTTTTTATTCCTGCTCTTGATTATGCCTAATGTGGCCCGGCCGAAGGTGCCGAGCAAGCTGTCGGCTCCGTTCAAGGCGTTGGGCTATCCCGGCCTGCTGACGCTGGGCGTCGTGGCCTTCCTGTACAATTTTGGCTTTTTTACGCTGATGGCCTACTCGCCATATGTCATGGAGCTGAATGAGCGCGGCCTCGGCTACGTCTTCTTCGGATGGGGCTTGCTGCTGGCGTTCACTTCGGTATTTGTCGCGCCCCGGCTGCATGGGCGGTTCGGCTCGGTCGCTTCGATTATAACCGTACTGACGCTGTTCGCTGTCATCCTGTTCATTATGGGGATCGGGGTGGAGACGCCCTCTGTGGTCATTGCCTGCGTTGTCGTGTCCGGTATTTTCCTTGGGATTAATAACACGCTCATTACGACGGCCGTCATGGAATCGGCGCCGGTCGAACGTTCGGTCGCCTCCGCTGCCTACAGCTTCGTCCGGTTCATGGGGGGCGCCATCTCCCCTTGGCTCGCCGGGAAGCTCGCCGAATGGTTCAACCCGATGGTGCCGTTCGTGTTCGGGGCCGTCATGGTGCTGCTCGGCGTGCTGTTCCTAGCCGCCAGACGGAAGCATCTGGCCGGCATCGATTCCGCTATCTCGCATTGA
- a CDS encoding NAD(P)/FAD-dependent oxidoreductase, with amino-acid sequence MTQHECFDVTIIGGGPAGLFSAFYSGLREMKTKLIEYQPRLGGKVHVYPEKMIWDVGGVTPVPGAQLIEQMVKQGLTFDPEVVLNEKIVSISKNEDGVFVLDAASGRKHYSKTVIAAIGGGILTPQKLEIEGAERFEVSNLNYTVKSLRHFKEKTVIISGGGNAAIDWANELEPIAKKVYLTYRKEELSGHEAQVTQLKNSSVECYFNTTITKLIASANHEVIERVELTNQATGETTSLAIDEVIINHGYERDSSLLGNSELNIEMVDNFYVKGNANSESSIPGLYAAGDILHHEGKLHLIAGAFQDAANAVNKAKQFIQPDANSYGMVSSHNDLFKQRNRELVKQMIN; translated from the coding sequence TTGACGCAGCACGAATGCTTTGATGTGACGATAATTGGCGGAGGCCCGGCAGGGCTGTTCTCGGCTTTCTATAGCGGCCTGCGGGAGATGAAGACGAAGCTGATCGAGTACCAGCCCCGTCTGGGCGGCAAGGTCCATGTCTACCCGGAGAAAATGATCTGGGATGTCGGCGGGGTAACGCCGGTTCCCGGGGCGCAATTAATTGAGCAGATGGTGAAGCAGGGCTTAACCTTCGATCCGGAAGTGGTGCTGAATGAGAAAATCGTCTCCATTTCCAAAAATGAAGACGGCGTGTTCGTGCTTGATGCGGCTTCAGGCAGGAAGCATTATTCCAAGACGGTCATCGCCGCGATCGGCGGCGGGATCCTCACTCCGCAGAAGCTGGAGATCGAAGGCGCCGAACGGTTCGAGGTATCGAATCTGAACTATACGGTCAAGTCGCTGCGGCATTTCAAGGAGAAGACGGTCATCATCTCAGGCGGCGGGAATGCGGCGATCGATTGGGCCAATGAATTGGAGCCTATCGCGAAGAAGGTGTACCTGACCTACCGCAAGGAAGAGCTGTCGGGCCATGAAGCGCAGGTGACCCAACTGAAGAACAGCTCCGTGGAATGCTATTTCAACACGACGATTACGAAGCTGATTGCCAGCGCCAATCATGAAGTGATCGAGCGCGTGGAGCTGACCAACCAAGCCACCGGCGAGACGACGAGCCTGGCCATCGATGAAGTGATCATCAATCATGGCTATGAGCGGGACAGTTCCCTGCTCGGTAATAGCGAACTGAACATTGAGATGGTGGACAATTTCTATGTCAAAGGCAATGCGAACAGCGAGTCCTCCATTCCCGGCTTGTATGCGGCAGGCGATATTTTGCACCATGAAGGGAAGCTGCATCTGATCGCGGGCGCCTTCCAGGATGCGGCCAACGCGGTGAACAAGGCGAAGCAGTTTATTCAGCCGGATGCGAACAGCTACGGGATGGTCTCTTCGCACAACGACTTGTTCAAGCAGCGCAATCGCGAGCTGGTGAAGCAGATGATCAACTAA
- a CDS encoding iron-hydroxamate ABC transporter substrate-binding protein: protein MKKAIIPFILLCLLLATACGNGSNNNGSPGSTEAQPEASGSSTITYQSENGPVEVPAHPERVVVLSTFAGNVMALDVNLVGVDSWSKMNPRFEEKLKDVQEVSDENLEKIIELQPDLIIGLSTIKNVDKLKQIAPTVTFTYGKVDYLTQHIEIGKLLNKEKEAQDWVDDFKKRTQQAGEEIQAKFGKDATVSVLEKFDKQLYVFGDNWGRGTEILYQAMHLNMPDKVKEMALKDGYYAVSLEVMSEFAGDYVILSKNSDADNSFQNTDTYKNIPAVKNNRLFEVNAKEFYFNDPLTLDFQLDFFRKSFLGQ, encoded by the coding sequence ATGAAAAAAGCAATTATCCCGTTTATTCTACTCTGCCTGCTGCTGGCTACCGCCTGCGGCAACGGATCAAATAATAACGGCAGCCCCGGCTCCACGGAAGCTCAACCGGAGGCAAGCGGCTCAAGCACGATCACGTATCAATCGGAGAACGGCCCCGTCGAGGTGCCGGCTCATCCGGAACGCGTGGTCGTCTTGTCCACCTTCGCGGGCAATGTTATGGCCCTGGACGTCAATCTCGTCGGCGTGGACTCCTGGTCGAAAATGAATCCTCGCTTCGAAGAGAAATTGAAGGATGTCCAGGAAGTATCCGATGAAAATCTGGAGAAAATCATCGAGCTGCAGCCCGATCTCATCATCGGCCTGTCCACGATCAAAAATGTCGATAAGTTGAAGCAAATTGCTCCTACGGTCACCTTCACGTATGGCAAAGTCGATTATTTGACCCAGCATATCGAGATCGGCAAGCTGCTGAACAAGGAGAAGGAAGCGCAGGACTGGGTGGACGACTTCAAGAAGCGGACGCAGCAAGCGGGCGAAGAGATTCAGGCGAAGTTCGGCAAGGATGCCACCGTCTCCGTCCTGGAGAAGTTCGACAAGCAGCTGTACGTCTTCGGCGATAACTGGGGGCGCGGCACCGAGATCCTGTATCAGGCGATGCATCTGAATATGCCGGACAAGGTCAAGGAAATGGCGCTCAAGGACGGTTATTATGCCGTGTCGCTGGAAGTGATGTCCGAATTTGCGGGCGACTATGTCATTCTAAGCAAGAACAGCGATGCCGATAATTCATTCCAGAACACGGATACGTATAAAAATATTCCTGCGGTGAAGAACAACCGGCTGTTCGAGGTCAATGCGAAGGAATTCTACTTCAACGACCCGTTGACGCTTGATTTCCAATTGGACTTCTTCCGCAAGAGCTTCCTTGGACAATAA
- the yedF gene encoding sulfurtransferase-like selenium metabolism protein YedF — protein sequence MTVDFTLDLRGEPCPYPVIYTLETLQGMKKGQLLQVIADCPAAFRNVPEEVVKHGYTMAQEPERNGQEFTFYITA from the coding sequence ATGACTGTCGATTTCACATTGGATCTGCGAGGAGAACCATGCCCGTATCCGGTGATTTACACGCTGGAGACGCTGCAAGGGATGAAGAAAGGCCAATTGCTGCAAGTGATCGCCGACTGTCCGGCCGCCTTCCGCAACGTGCCGGAGGAGGTCGTCAAGCACGGCTATACGATGGCGCAGGAGCCTGAGCGGAACGGTCAAGAGTTCACGTTCTATATTACCGCTTAA
- a CDS encoding FecCD family ABC transporter permease, translating into MMKETKRSLPFTYTWLAGLLFFAAMFLVAMRFGAADTTLKDVWLALTSRATDEHIALIQEIRLPREIAAVAVGAALAVAGAIMQGMTRNPLADPGLLGLTAGANAALAIAIALFPGAGYLTMAAACFLGAAAGAGLVFGIAALRRGGFSPLRMVLAGAAVSALLYAIAEGVALYFKISKDVSMWTAGGLIGMSWVQLQAVGPFIALGIVIALLLARQLTILSLNEEVAVGLGQKTNRIKALLFVVIVLLAGASVALVGNLTFIGLMIPHIVRAVVGTDYRYVLPMSAMMGASFMLLADTLGRTIHAPYETPVAAIVAIIGLPFFLFIVHKGGKAFS; encoded by the coding sequence ATGATGAAGGAAACAAAACGTTCCCTCCCCTTTACGTATACATGGCTGGCCGGATTGCTGTTCTTCGCCGCAATGTTCCTCGTCGCGATGCGGTTCGGCGCAGCCGACACGACACTGAAGGATGTCTGGCTGGCCTTGACGTCCCGTGCCACGGATGAGCATATTGCGCTGATCCAGGAGATCCGGCTGCCGCGGGAGATCGCGGCGGTGGCCGTCGGAGCGGCCCTGGCCGTGGCCGGCGCTATCATGCAGGGCATGACGAGGAATCCGCTGGCCGATCCCGGTCTGCTCGGGCTGACGGCTGGCGCCAATGCCGCTCTGGCCATCGCCATCGCGCTGTTCCCTGGGGCCGGATACTTGACGATGGCGGCAGCTTGCTTCCTCGGCGCGGCGGCAGGAGCCGGGTTGGTGTTCGGGATCGCGGCCCTGCGCAGAGGCGGCTTCTCCCCCCTCCGGATGGTGCTGGCCGGTGCGGCTGTCTCCGCGCTGCTGTACGCGATCGCCGAAGGCGTAGCTCTTTATTTTAAAATATCAAAGGATGTGTCGATGTGGACCGCCGGCGGCTTGATTGGCATGTCCTGGGTACAGCTGCAAGCGGTGGGGCCGTTCATTGCCCTCGGCATTGTCATTGCCCTGCTGCTGGCCAGACAGCTTACCATTCTTAGCTTGAATGAGGAGGTGGCGGTCGGACTGGGGCAGAAGACGAACCGCATCAAGGCGCTCCTGTTCGTCGTCATCGTATTGCTAGCCGGAGCCTCCGTCGCTCTGGTCGGCAATCTGACCTTCATCGGCTTGATGATCCCTCATATCGTCCGGGCCGTCGTCGGGACCGATTACCGTTATGTGCTGCCGATGTCGGCCATGATGGGCGCATCCTTCATGCTGCTCGCCGATACGTTGGGACGAACCATCCATGCGCCGTATGAGACGCCGGTCGCAGCGATTGTCGCCATCATCGGCCTGCCGTTCTTCCTGTTCATCGTGCATAAGGGAGGGAAGGCATTCTCATGA
- the yedE gene encoding selenium metabolism membrane protein YedE/FdhT, with protein sequence MKSKLDKVFNQYWSPYAAMGIAGILSAVYFGITGTVWAVTGEFTRLGGHILEMFGVDISDWAYFNLIHMDGTTWSRTDGWIVWGMFIGALMMILFSNSFKIRAPRQKRRFVQGLIGGIIAGAGARLALGCNLAAFFTGVPQFSLHSWIFIVATAAGTYLGTKVVNTTWWKGKPVLQRGGTAARPAKARKIQPYVGGLIALLYAGLIVYFFLSGRTMLGVAAIFGAAFGILIERGQICFTSAFRDLWISGRATMTKAITAGMAVSSVATLIIILVYGMEPITKIAAPSTFVGGVLFGLGIVMAGGCETGMMYRLMEGQVVFLPVFVGNIIGATGLAYAWDHLGVYNLLVKSGSPINLIGIMGPAGALIATLLLLGIGFIIAVYWQKNYRFGVGFNYKKGA encoded by the coding sequence ATGAAATCCAAGCTAGACAAAGTGTTCAACCAGTATTGGAGCCCTTATGCCGCCATGGGCATTGCCGGCATCCTCAGCGCGGTGTACTTCGGGATCACCGGAACCGTATGGGCGGTCACCGGCGAATTCACCCGTCTGGGCGGCCACATCTTGGAGATGTTCGGCGTCGATATTTCCGATTGGGCTTATTTTAATCTGATTCATATGGACGGAACGACATGGAGCCGGACGGACGGCTGGATCGTATGGGGCATGTTCATCGGGGCCCTGATGATGATTTTGTTCAGCAACAGTTTCAAAATACGCGCTCCGCGGCAGAAGCGCCGCTTCGTCCAGGGGCTGATCGGCGGCATCATCGCAGGCGCGGGGGCACGGCTGGCGCTGGGCTGCAACCTGGCCGCCTTCTTCACCGGCGTTCCCCAGTTCTCGCTCCATTCCTGGATCTTCATCGTGGCGACGGCGGCGGGGACGTATCTCGGCACGAAGGTCGTCAACACAACCTGGTGGAAGGGCAAGCCCGTCCTGCAGCGCGGCGGCACGGCGGCGCGTCCTGCGAAGGCCCGCAAGATTCAGCCGTATGTCGGCGGCCTGATTGCGCTGCTGTACGCGGGACTGATCGTCTATTTCTTCCTCTCCGGCCGCACGATGCTGGGCGTGGCCGCGATATTCGGCGCCGCCTTCGGCATTCTGATCGAGAGAGGGCAGATCTGCTTCACATCGGCCTTCCGCGATCTGTGGATTAGCGGCCGCGCGACGATGACGAAGGCGATCACGGCCGGGATGGCGGTCAGCTCCGTGGCGACGCTCATCATCATTCTCGTGTACGGCATGGAGCCGATCACGAAGATTGCCGCGCCGAGCACCTTCGTCGGCGGCGTCCTGTTCGGCCTCGGCATCGTCATGGCCGGCGGCTGCGAGACCGGCATGATGTACCGTCTCATGGAAGGACAGGTCGTCTTCCTGCCGGTATTTGTCGGCAACATTATCGGGGCGACCGGACTGGCCTATGCGTGGGATCATCTCGGCGTATACAACCTGCTCGTGAAGAGCGGTTCGCCGATCAATCTGATCGGCATCATGGGGCCTGCCGGCGCACTCATCGCGACGCTGCTTCTGCTGGGCATCGGCTTCATCATCGCCGTGTATTGGCAGAAAAACTACCGCTTCGGCGTCGGATTCAATTACAAGAAAGGAGCTTGA
- a CDS encoding MarR family winged helix-turn-helix transcriptional regulator, with protein sequence MEEKQLAEIYFELSTLVRHATSSGIDKKLKILERSAYLLLHELSTRGPLGVKALADHFRLDISTISRQTAGLEAKGYIRRLPDPADGRSSFFEITESGMHEFERTKRIRVERLTRFLQEWSPEECHTLHQLLVKLNHSLQDG encoded by the coding sequence ATGGAAGAGAAGCAGCTGGCCGAAATCTACTTTGAGCTCTCCACACTCGTTCGCCACGCCACTTCCTCAGGTATTGATAAAAAACTGAAAATATTGGAACGCTCCGCCTATCTGCTCCTGCATGAGCTGTCTACCCGCGGCCCGCTCGGCGTTAAGGCGCTGGCCGATCATTTCCGGCTCGATATCTCCACGATCAGCCGTCAGACCGCGGGACTGGAAGCCAAGGGATATATCCGTCGCCTGCCTGATCCGGCGGATGGCCGCTCCAGTTTTTTCGAGATTACGGAATCGGGCATGCATGAATTTGAACGCACGAAGCGTATCCGGGTGGAACGGCTTACTCGTTTTTTGCAGGAATGGTCTCCGGAGGAGTGTCATACGCTGCACCAATTGCTCGTGAAGCTGAACCATTCGCTGCAGGATGGGTGA
- a CDS encoding MFS transporter, protein MTTANNKQPVIIISLITAVCLLGDSMLYVVLPIRWQEFGLSSLWEVGILLSVNRLVRLPLNPLIGWLYRKMSKRAGILLAVLLASVTTASYGLAGSFWLLFLMRSVWGLAWSFLRLGGYFTIIELSDKTNRGQFMGTFNGLIGLGSLVGMLAGSFAVEWFGIRNVALAFGLAALLAVPFVLKHVAPSKTALNDSASSADGTPAVKPWQEPLVVWTLIAGLLSAMVFQGMFNSTLSRLIQVHESTYVSLWTFTIGAASLAGILQALRWGLQPWLSPWIGRKYDAAPDQGRMFVVVLAGVACLLVIVPFQMPFALWIVLLLGLQLGITAVSTIVDAMASNASTHASKLAVMTSYTVATDLGASLGPSIAYTLDDIVGTSAIYWCAAAVLLLLAGRWLLPFREPAQPGQAAALQEHR, encoded by the coding sequence GTGACAACGGCCAACAACAAGCAGCCTGTCATCATTATTTCGCTGATTACGGCAGTATGTCTGCTCGGGGATTCGATGCTCTATGTCGTGCTGCCGATCCGATGGCAGGAGTTCGGGCTGTCCTCCTTGTGGGAGGTCGGCATTCTGCTGTCGGTCAATCGGCTGGTGCGGCTTCCGCTCAACCCGCTGATTGGCTGGCTCTACCGCAAGATGTCCAAGCGGGCGGGCATCCTGCTTGCCGTATTGCTTGCCTCCGTGACGACCGCATCGTACGGATTGGCGGGCAGCTTCTGGCTCTTATTTCTGATGCGCTCGGTATGGGGGCTGGCTTGGAGCTTTCTGCGGCTGGGGGGCTATTTCACGATTATTGAGCTGTCGGACAAAACGAACCGGGGACAATTCATGGGCACATTCAACGGGTTGATTGGCCTCGGCAGTCTGGTCGGCATGCTGGCCGGCTCGTTCGCCGTCGAATGGTTCGGGATCCGGAATGTCGCGCTTGCCTTCGGACTGGCTGCCTTGCTGGCCGTGCCGTTCGTACTGAAGCATGTTGCGCCGAGCAAGACGGCGTTGAATGACAGCGCTTCCTCTGCGGACGGAACACCAGCCGTCAAGCCTTGGCAGGAGCCGCTTGTCGTCTGGACGCTGATCGCCGGCCTGCTCTCCGCGATGGTGTTCCAGGGCATGTTCAATTCAACGTTAAGCCGGCTCATTCAAGTGCATGAATCGACATATGTGAGTCTATGGACGTTCACGATCGGCGCCGCCTCACTGGCCGGCATCCTGCAAGCGCTGCGCTGGGGATTGCAGCCTTGGCTGTCGCCCTGGATTGGGCGCAAATACGATGCCGCCCCAGACCAGGGCCGCATGTTCGTCGTCGTGCTGGCGGGCGTCGCCTGCTTGCTCGTCATCGTGCCGTTCCAGATGCCGTTCGCCCTCTGGATCGTGCTGCTCCTGGGGCTGCAGCTCGGCATCACCGCGGTCAGTACAATCGTCGACGCTATGGCCTCCAATGCGTCCACGCACGCATCGAAGCTGGCCGTCATGACCAGCTATACGGTGGCGACCGACCTCGGCGCCTCGCTGGGCCCGTCCATTGCTTATACGCTGGACGACATCGTCGGCACCTCCGCTATCTACTGGTGCGCCGCCGCCGTCCTGCTTCTTCTGGCCGGCAGATGGCTGCTGCCGTTCCGGGAGCCTGCTCAGCCGGGCCAGGCCGCGGCGCTGCAAGAGCACCGGTAG